The window TTATGAGCCCGACAATTGCAAGTCGTTAACTTGATTTGCTTGTTGTTGACTTTTATTACACAACGTAATATGGCCAACAAAAATCGGGTTAGGTTACCCACTAGAAAAGTTAGTTTAGAAAGACAAGTTGTACGGGAAGAGTTGCTACACAATCTTTTAGAAGGTGGTCAATATCGTGACCTTATTCGTATGAGTGAAAATGCTTTTAGGAGATTGTGTGAAATCTTACAAACTGTAGGTGGTCTACGACGTACGCAACACATGTCCGTTGAGGAACATGTTGCTAGATTTTTGCATATTGTAAGTAATGATTTGCGAACTCGGTTTACCTCGTGGATGTATCGTCGCTCTAGATCTACAACGAGTAGGTGCTTCCATAGAGTATTACGATCGATTATAGCAATAGTAGGTATTTATATTCAGCAACCTACAGGTGATGTTGTCCCGACAGAAATTCAAGAAAGTAGGAGATTTTATCCTTTTGTCAAGGATTGTATAGGGGCACTAGATGGAACTCATGTTCTTGTCCATGTGCCTAACAAAGATGCCCCTAGATACCGTGGTCGTAAGGGATACCCGACAATAAATGTATTAGCTGCTTGTACATTTGATTTGAAGTTTACGTATGTGTTAACGGGTTGGGAGGGTACTGCATCAGACTCGAGAATAATAAAGAACGCATTTACTAGAGATGATAAACTACTAATTCCATCAGGTAATTTATTAAACAAATGTAATTTCAATATCTAATATTTTTCAATAATATTGATTAAGCTCTTTATAGGTAGATATTGTTTACTAGATGGGGGTTTGCCTCATACGAATAAACTAATGGTGCCATATAGAGGTGTTAGATATCATTTAAAAGAGTACTCCATGCGTGGTCCACAAAATTCTAAAGAGTTGTTTAATCTTCGTCATGCTTCCTTACATAACGCCATTGAGCGAGCTTTTGGTGTCCTTAAAAGAAG of the Lactuca sativa cultivar Salinas chromosome 6, Lsat_Salinas_v11, whole genome shotgun sequence genome contains:
- the LOC128126694 gene encoding uncharacterized protein LOC128126694 translates to MANKNRVRLPTRKVSLERQVVREELLHNLLEGGQYRDLIRMSENAFRRLCEILQTVGGLRRTQHMSVEEHVARFLHIVSNDLRTRFTSWMYRRSRSTTSRCFHRVLRSIIAIVGIYIQQPTGDVVPTEIQESRRFYPFVKDCIGALDGTHVLVHVPNKDAPRYRGRKGYPTINVLAACTFDLKFTYVLTGWEGTASDSRIIKNAFTRDDKLLIPSGRYCLLDGGLPHTNKLMVPYRGVRYHLKEYSMRGPQNSKELFNLRHASLHNAIERAFGVLKRRFPIIRSTMEPFYSCETQSIIFLACCILHNFLLDENRDINLEDEVIQEILNGRQEKDRRNSTETYEDNTRADQLRNSIANEMWANYLAHSNN